The genomic segment ATAATAACCTGCTTTTGACGGTACAGGAAGATTGCCGGTACATCCCGCATAATCTCTTTATCTATATCTGCTGCCATTCTTACGGACATTTTTTTATCCTTAACTAATCGCAGCCATTCCAAACGGTTATCAATATCTATGTTGGAATAATGCCAGAAATTCGGAACCGGAATTTTTGATGAACTGAAAAGGTTTAACAGAAGCGGTTCAGGAGAGGAGAATATAATTTCTGCAAACATACTGAACATTTCTGCCTCCCCTTTTACCATTCTTCCAATGACACTGTTATAATCTAATTTGTTTAATTTTATTTTAATTCCGATATCCAGCATATGTTTCTGAAAAATCTGCCCGATCAATTCGCTGTTGGCAAGTTCATGAACCAGCATAGTTATCTCTCTACCGTCATATTGGGATTTTTTTAGTTCTTCTTTTGCCAATACAGGATCATATAGTTTAGCGTAAGGGGAAACATATCCGTTCATACCGGATGGTATGGTTCCGCCAATGACATCCGCATAACCAAACAAAATCGTATTTACCATTTCCCCTCTGTTGGTTCCATAAAATATTGCCCGTCTCAAATGAACATCATTCACTTTTTCAGTGTTAACTCCAATGAGATGTGTGTTAAAAGTTTCGATTTCTTTTAAACGGAAATTTTTATATTTCTCTTGCAACTTGCCTTTGCTATCAAATACAGTCGGGAATAACTGGGTTGGCAGTACCATCAAATCAATTTTATTTCTTATCAGTTCGGTAAAGCGAAGCTGATCATTTTTAATCACTCGGTACACCAATTTATCAATTTGTGGAATCCTCTGCTTATCCCAGTAATTTTCATTTTTATGTAATACGACTTCATTGTCATTCTTTGAAAAAAGAACAAAAGGGCCTGTGCCGACAGCAATATCTATTCCCCATTTATTTTTATTTTTTTCATAATCTGCTTCTTTGGGAAAAATGGAAATAGTGGGACTGGATATCCGATTGATAAAAAAAGGTTCTGGTTTAATGAGTTCAATCTGAAAAGTATAATCATCAATAACTGTAAAGCCTTCAACTTTGTCAGACTTCCCCGAATTATATTCGGCACATCCTTTTACAGAATCTATAAACAGCCACGCCCAGTATGCCTCAGATGAACAAAAACGGGTATAACTGTAATGAACATCATGAGCTGTAACTGGTCTTGCTTTTGACCTGAATATTTCAGATCCATGAAATGTGACATCTTTTCGAATATGAAATGTCCAAATTTTGTTGTCGGAGCTTTCCCAATTTTCAGCTATCATTGGAATAACTTCACCTTCTTCATTTAATCCTACAAGACCTTCAAATATATTCCATGCCAAGCGATATGTTTGTGGATTTTTTAAAGTGATAGGGTTAAGACGTTCAAATTCACTTTCTTGCCCCACAACAAATTGTGTCTTATTTATTTCGGAAGCAGCATAAGAAGAAGTAATAAGGATTAATAATATTGTGCAAAAAATTTTTTTAAACATTATTTAATCTCCTTTATAACAAATTAAAAAGTAGAGTTGATCCCCAATAAAAAATGTAGTTTTTATGTAAAACGCTATTTATGACTCTGTTGATTTACTATGCCAAAAAAGTTATAAGATAATTCTACGCTCTGAGATGCCCAAATTTGATCGATATCCGGCAAAGGAATGATAAATAATACCTTTTTTTCAGCCGATTTTTGTAAAATAGGACTAAATCAACAGAGTCATTTATGCTATATTAATCTAAAAAAATAGTAGTTATTAAGTTTATCTCATTTCATAACACTTTGTTTTAACAACATGCTACAA from the Desulfonema limicola genome contains:
- a CDS encoding ABC transporter substrate-binding protein — translated: MFKKIFCTILLILITSSYAASEINKTQFVVGQESEFERLNPITLKNPQTYRLAWNIFEGLVGLNEEGEVIPMIAENWESSDNKIWTFHIRKDVTFHGSEIFRSKARPVTAHDVHYSYTRFCSSEAYWAWLFIDSVKGCAEYNSGKSDKVEGFTVIDDYTFQIELIKPEPFFINRISSPTISIFPKEADYEKNKNKWGIDIAVGTGPFVLFSKNDNEVVLHKNENYWDKQRIPQIDKLVYRVIKNDQLRFTELIRNKIDLMVLPTQLFPTVFDSKGKLQEKYKNFRLKEIETFNTHLIGVNTEKVNDVHLRRAIFYGTNRGEMVNTILFGYADVIGGTIPSGMNGYVSPYAKLYDPVLAKEELKKSQYDGREITMLVHELANSELIGQIFQKHMLDIGIKIKLNKLDYNSVIGRMVKGEAEMFSMFAEIIFSSPEPLLLNLFSSSKIPVPNFWHYSNIDIDNRLEWLRLVKDKKMSVRMAADIDKEIMRDVPAIFLYRQKQVIMFSDKFTDLKVNAHNHYMLEALKTAE